A window of Trichoderma atroviride chromosome 3, complete sequence contains these coding sequences:
- a CDS encoding uncharacterized protein (EggNog:ENOG41), with protein sequence MERSLPRFQEYLKEFGPRDLSARLQHALICYYAELIAQYQDAIEFLRAHPIKNFLFVNRRVTRFSIQASKRLVALQEKTAWVEAEVDWAKFKVQQEQHNNIIKLLSANAFTAMTDQLPYKELPYGRNLRFHFRAELMARMKSCLMPGTEVSRLLAVSLYGLGGVGKTQLALEFAYGHADDYDAIFWIRGETEEKLRESFLTHARLLQLGPPTGSRQDAALIRTFTKWLMTATIGSANRRVKWLMVFDNVEGEHAIDQTWPVGAHGSIILTTRNREVAAAYGHECLEVPLFTPKESLSFMLDINPYVNATKEEVGAAQSISDRLGNMPLVLNSIGSYIRMANLSYTSFLQHYTDFDTNLLFQPGNPDRFYEISIHRTWTMALVNINEEAKREILAFFDPDDVPIELIECHDYKSK encoded by the exons ATGGAGCGCTCTCTACCCCGTTTCCAAGAGTATTTGAAAGAATTTGGTCCCCGAGACCTGTCGGCAAGGCTTCAGCACGCATTGATATGCTACTACGCGGAGCTCATTGCCCAGTACCAGGATGCAATCGAGTTCCTTAGAGCCCATCCAATAA AAAACTTTCTCTTTGTGAATCGTCGTGTGACACGTTTTAGTATCCAAGCGTCGAAGCGCCTTGTCGCTCTTCAGGAGAAGACAGCCTGGGTTGAAGCGGAAGTAGACTGGGCGAAATTCAAGGTGCAACAGGAACAGcacaacaacatcatcaagcTATTATCCGCAAACGCATTCACCGCCATGACTGATCAGCTCCCGTATAAAGAACTTCCCTATGGGCGCAATCTCCGCTTCCACTTCCGTGCAGAATTGATGGCCCGAATGAAAAGCTGCCTTATGCCTGGAACAGAAGTCTCGAGACTGCTGGCAGTCTCTTTATACGGATTAGGAGGCGTTGGCAAGACCCAACTAGCACTAGAATTCGCATATGGGCATGCCGACGATTACGATGCTATTTTTTGGATCCGAGGCGAAACAGAAGAGAAGCTTAGAGAGTCGTTCCTTACTCACGCTCGTTTATTACAGCTTGGGCCGCCAACAGGTTCTCGGCAGGACGCAGCGCTGATTAGAACTTTTACTAAGTGGCTCATGACTGCCACCATAG GTTCGGCCAATCGACGGGTCAAGTGGCTCATGGTCTTCGACAACGTCGAAGGTGAGCATGCTATCGATCAGACTTGGCCTGTGGGAGCTCATGGATCAATCATTCTCACCACTCGGAACCGTGAAGTGGCGGCAGCATATGGCCATGAATGCCTCGAAGTTCCACTCTTTACCCCCAAAGAGAGTTTGAGTTTTATGCTTGACATCAATCCTTATGTAAACGCTACTAAAGAAGAGGTTGGCGCCGCTCAATCCATTTCAGATCGTCTCGGCAACATGCCATTGGTGCTGAATTCCATTGGCTCATATATCAGAATGGCGAACCTGTCTTACACCAGCTTCTTACAACACTATACCGATTTTGACACAAATTTACTCTTCCAGCCTGGGAACCCAGATCGCTTTTATGAAATCTCCATTCATCGCACATGGACAATGGCTCTGGTCAATATCAACGAAGAAGCTAAGAGGGAGattcttgccttttttgATCCTGACGATGTACCTATCGAATTAATCGAGTGCCATGATTATAAATCTAAGTGA
- a CDS encoding uncharacterized protein (EggNog:ENOG41) yields MLGWWRTTMPTSALGQLSYNAIHRREDIIGKNSGSRTLYGHNGVTEGSVATTYLIPSSHSAIVVLSNAAYAGDASDATAQIMLQALFDLQPSVDLVAAVQLSRNERLERHEKMISTWQENRDVSKYKATPDELVGSYIGLNVSRINIVKSDKSLSGLAVVFADQEISRCELEPYNSDSLSYLPMKYDETIARGMIDWDYWTVGIFNFVRQDRDRQQGDIVGLEWKWDEYDYPALWRKE; encoded by the coding sequence ATGCTTGGTTGGTGGCGAACCACGATGCCTACTTCTGCACTAGGGCAGCTCTCGTACAATGCCATTCACAGACGCGAAGATATCATTGGCAAAAATTCTGGATCTCGAACTCTTTATGGACATAATGGTGTTACTGAGGGATCAGTAGCAACAACGTACCTGATACCCTCCTCACATTCTGCCATTGTAGTGCTGAGCAATGCGGCTTACGCAGGAGATGCATCCGATGCGACAGCACAGATCAtgcttcaagctctttttGATCTTCAACCATCCGTCGACCTCGTGGCTGCCGTTCAATTATCCAGAAATGAACGATTGGAGAGACATGAAAAGATGATCTCAACTTGGCAGGAAAACAGAGACGTGTCCAAATACAAAGCGACTCCGGACGAACTAGTTGGATCGTATATTGGTTTGAACGTGTCTCGGATCAACATTGTCAAAAGTGACAAGTCGCTTTCGGGGCTGGCAGTCGTTTTTGCGGACCAAGAAATCTCTCGCTGTGAGCTGGAACCCTATAATTCAGATTCGCTTAGCTATCTTCCTATGAAGTACGACGAAACTATAGCTCGTGGGATGATTGATTGGGATTATTGGACGGTCGGAATATTCAATTTTGTGCGGCAAGACCGAGACCGTCAACAAGGAGATATTGTGGGCTTAGAATGGAAATGGGACGAATATGACTATCCAGCACTatggagaaaagaataa
- a CDS encoding uncharacterized protein (EggNog:ENOG41), translated as MMNGAHSRRIACKLCRDRKVRCGGEQPACEKCRRAGEECVYLSTQRPTKADLLQTVEDLQKRLDEAEAHIAKMSASINAVALTDMDRLHQQHSLLSSVPLTNGFIEPLQTAMSQQQSGLSQFRVDGDMMLDSSDNGFNTRSEPFIQGGDSQLWHADMRNWPWSSPVPTRDTDEAARVSEETGAAILDTVAKFSSAVFRSQADACGMATSVADYIAWLRNAPQGGNGMTNKDPIYMALLGTLETRLRELCEVSQSSNRSALRELVTSLEVIAPPGRATAIRLATIEEDLNKEVQERADFFRTRYTPCALLKEQQARDSP; from the exons ATGATGAATGGAGCGCATTCGCGTCGCATTGCATGCAAG TTATGCAGGGATCGAAAAGTTCGCTGTGGAGGAGAACAGCCAGCATGCGAGAAGTGCAGACGAGCTGGTGAGGAATGCGTGTATCTCTCAACTCAAAGGCCGACCAAGGCCGACCTACTCCAAACAGTAGAGGACTTACAAAAACGCCTAG ACGAAGCAGAAGCACACATTGCTAAAATGAGCGCTTCGATAAATGCCGTTGCTCTAACTGATATGGACCGATTACACCAACAACATAGTCTGCTCTCATCTGTGCCGTTGACCAATGGCTTCATAGAGCCATTACAAACAGCCATGTCCCAACAACAAAGCGGCTTGAGTCAATTCCGAGTGGACGGGGACATGATGCTCGATAGCTCGGATAATGGCTTTAACACACGAAGCGAACCCTTTATCCAAGGGGGAGACAGCCAGCTCTGGCACGCGGACATGCGCAATTGGCCCTGGTCTTCACCTGTACCAACACGCGATACCGACGAGGCAGCAAGAGTAAGCGAAGAAACTGGCGCCGCGATTCTTGACACTGTTGCCAAGTTTTCCTCAGCAGTGTTCCGCAGCCAGGCTGACGCGTGTGGCATGGCCACCTCCGTCGCCGACTACATCGCCTGGCTTCGCAATGCGCCGCAAGGCGGTAACGGCATGACGAATAAAGATCCGATATATATGGCCCTTCTAGGCACACTTGAGACTCGACTACGAGAGTTGTGCGAAGTTAGCCAGTCGAGTAATAGGAGCGCTTTACGAGAGCTGGTAACATCCCTCGAGGTGATTGCTCCGCCAGGCAGAGCCACGGCTATCAGGCTAGCCACCATTGAAGAGGACCTGAATAAAGAAGTCCAAGAGCGCGCCGACTTCTTCCGCACGCGGTATACCCCATGTGCGCTTctcaaagagcagcaagccCGAGATAGCCCATAG
- a CDS encoding uncharacterized protein (EggNog:ENOG41~TransMembrane:14 (i39-63o75-93i105-124o130-150i162-182o194-213i234-254o266-285i306-326o346-363i370-388o400-422i434-457o511-529i)): MDTTRNNTSNEGTGISPKNNNKEEQAREEKRIIRGWRWALAYTSLMSTVLLFALDNTIIATIQPTIVESFGDQTALAWIGVSFVLGQSLILPIGKGYGLFNMKSFFLVSLFLFEAGSAICGASPNMAALIIGRVVSGIGGSGVYVGGLTYISVLTTNAERPIYLAGVMSIWGFGNVLGPIIGGALAQSAATWRWGFYINLPIAGLFAPGYLFFLPSINAMPDVSFREKLRMQDWIGIIIFTAFCACFCMAGSFGGTLYEWNSGSEITLWVMTVVLLIAFIFVTIYHPFVPPEARMMPTQFMKNKDLFLLPLQAFLVAGSMMMSIYYTPLIFQFTKGDDPLQGGVRILPLICMIVFGCLLNGYVMPKTGYYLPWYVVGNALLVTGASLMTTIDVNTSNSRLYGFTVLIGLGIGCFQSAGIGIVSALAPASEVNNAVSIMTIAQVLGIILALSVSGSVFQNMALTYLAAALPDARRDEISQLVTGTSGSFYKSLDTAQKLLVVEQVTAAIRDSFYYLVGITAIGFITSLFMSRRKLFIESGGAVA; the protein is encoded by the exons ATGGATACGACACGCAATAATACATCCAATGAAGGCACTGGAATTTCTCCCAAGAACAACAATAAGGAGGAGCAggccagagaagagaagagaatcatAAGGGGCTGGAGG TGGGCTTTGGCTTACACCTCTCTCATGTCTACCGTCTTGCTCTTCGCTTTAGATAATACTATT ATCGCGACCATCCAACCGACCATTGTCGAAAGCTTCGGCGACCAGACAGCTCTGGCATGGATCGGAGTCAGTTTCGTGCTGGGCCAGTCTCTCATTCTGCCTAT TGGAAAAGGTTACGGCCTCTTCAACATGAAGTCGTTTTTCCTTGTTAGCTTATTCCTATTTGAAGCCGGCAGCGCCATTTGCGGTGCCTCGCCTAATATGGCAGCTCTCATCATTGGCCGTGTCGTATCGGGCATCGGCGGCAGTGGCGTATATGTCGGAGGCTTGACGTACATCAGCGTCTTGACCACGAATGCAGAGCGACCCATATACCTCGCCGGCGTCATGTCTATATGGGGATTTGGCAACGTTCTAGGCCCGATTATCGGCGGTGCCCTCGCGCAGAGTGCCGCCACTTGGCGCTGGGGGTTCTACATCAACCTCCCCATTGCGGGCCTGTTCGCGCCCGGatacctcttctttcttcccagCATCAATGCCATGCCGGACGTTTCTTTCCGAGAGAAACTACGGATGCAGGATTGGATCGGCATAATCATCTTTACTGCCTTTTGCGCCTGTTTCTGCATGGCTGGTAGCTTTGGTGGCACTCTTTACGAGTGGAATAGCGGCTCAGAGATTACGCTCTGGGTCATGACTGTTGTGCTGCTGATTGCCTTCATCTTCGTAACCATTTATCACCCGTTTGTGCCGCCAGAAGCCAGGATGATGCCAACTCAGTTTATGAAGAACAAAGATCTCTTCCTGCTGCCTTTGCAAGCATTTCTTGTTGCAGGCTCGATGATGATGTCAATCTATTATACGCCGTTGATCTTCCAGTTTACTAAGGGTGATGATCCTTTGCAAGGCGGGGTGCGCATTTTGCCTCTGATTTGCATGATTGTCTTTGGCTGTCTGTTGAATGGTTACGTGATGCCCAAAACCGGATACTATTTACCTTGGTACGTCGTCGGCAACGCCTTGTTAGTAACAGGCGCTTCTCTGATGA CGACTATCGACGTCAATACTTCCAACTCCCGCCTCTATGGCTTTACGGTGCTCATCGGCCTAGGGATCGGGTGTTTTCAGAGTGCTGGGATTGGTATTGTGTCGGCGCTCGCCCCGGCCTCAGAGGTCAACAACGCGGTATCAATCATGACCATTG CACAAGTTCTGGGAATTATTTTAGCCCTTTCCGTGTCAGGCTCAGTTTTTCAGAATATGGCCCTAACCTATCTCGCCGCTGCGTTGCCAGATGCCCGAAGGGACGAGATCAGTCAGCTAGTGACGGGAACTAGTGGCAGTTTTTACAAGAGCCTGGATACTGCGCAAAAGCTCTTGGTTGTCGAGCAGGTAACAGCAGCAATCCGCGATAGCTTCTACTACCTGGTCGGTATCACTGCCATTGGTTTCATAACATCTCTATTTATGAGT AGGAGGAAACTGTTCATTgagagcggcggcgcggTGGCCTAA
- a CDS encoding uncharacterized protein (EggNog:ENOG41), producing the protein MTKLIVIIGVTGKQGSSIARQFLDLPSWKVRGITRNPSSQNALHWAAEGVEIVKGDLDDTASLRAAFQGANAIFANTDFFSHMFDGTHGPDTALQYAFDREVEHGENVARAASDSSVLRTLEHFVYSSLSDASRCSGGKYTTIYHFDSKARTMDLIQSQFPELAKRMSALQMGHYVTNWQAVRAMAPLRQPDGMYLTKRPFSADVQMPFVVPGRDTGAFVKALLDVSPGKTLVGVSEMMTFPTWMEIWGRVLGVQAAYQEVPPDEFYKDFPEPLGRELMDTNEYMIEFGYTGGDPEVIYPKELDPNIKTTSMEEYIKGEDWSSVLGE; encoded by the exons ATGACCAAGCTCATCGTTATCATTGGCGTTACTGGCAAGCAG GGGTCTTCTATTGCCAGACAATTCCTGGATTTGCCCAGTTGGAAAGTCCGGGGTATCACTAGAAATCCGTCCAGTCAAAATGCCCTTCATTGGGCGGCTGAGGGCGTTGAAATCGTGAAAGGCGACCTAGATGACACAGCTTCCCTTCGAGCCGCCTTTCAAGGGGCCAACGCCATATTTGCAAACACCGATTTCTTCAGCCACATGTTTGATGGCACACACGGACCTGATACGGCGTTGCAGTATGCTTTCGACAGGGAAGTCGAACATGGGGAGAATGTTGCCCGTGCTGCATCTGATTCTAGCGTCCTTAGGACACTAGAGCACTTTGTATATTCATCCCTCAGTGATGCCTCCCGGTGCAGCGGAGGAAAGTACACCACTATTTACCACTTTGACTCTAAGGCCAGAACCATGGACTTGATCCAAAGTCAGTTTCCGGAGCTGGCTAAGCGTATGAGTGCCCTGCAAATGGGCCACTACGTCACAAACTGGCAAGCTGTACGAGCTATGGCTCCGCTGCGCCAACCGGATGGGATGTATCTCACGAAGAGGCCTTTCTCTGCAGACGTGCAAATGCCTTTTGTCGTTCCAGGCAGAGATACGGGAGCATTTGTTAAGGCATTACTGGATGTTTCTCCTGGGAAGACTCTCGTCGGTGTATCCGAGATGATGACCTTTCCGACATGGATGGAGATTTGGGGACGTGTATTAGGTGTCCAGGCTGCCTACCAAGAAGTGCCGCCTGATGAGTTCTATAAGGACTTCCCAGAGCCACTTGGTCGAGAGTTGATGGACACGAATGAATACATGATTGAGTTTGGGTACACTGGTGGAGATCCTGAAGTCATATACCCAAAAGAG TTGGACCCGAATATCAAGACGACCTCCATGGAGGAATACATTAAGGGCGAAGATTGGTCTAGCGTGCTTGGCGAGTAG
- a CDS encoding uncharacterized protein (EggNog:ENOG41~CAZy:GH78), giving the protein MVGKENYLAMDKGRQIFLHYLGDGSYLLSVGVKLPDSQTVKNAAIFHDPLTLWESLLLTGFAGWAQELTEFIKSSASHFRSWPLHSTPETSLPWNSIPVLTLLGDAAHLTPSFSGIWDKYNYSPTSRTVSPITIYSTGFDNISSFPPANPLILSGNGSTLIFDFGKEVAGIVTVAYTAQGEGTMGLAFSEARNWTGQWSDDSNSFDTIDGAIYANITATSSGMYTMPDAKLRGGFRYLTLFTETSSSISVAISNITLEISYAPTWSDLRAYGGYFYSSDDMLNRIWYAGAYTLQTNSIAATTGREFPVQTAGWKNDADLHPGVVDPTIYVDGAKRDRIVWAGDLSISIPSILAGTGDWNGVRYTIDALYDAQASNGGLPFAGPAAFFYSSDTYHLATMLGTYEYILWTNDGPWINYVYPKYKAAMAFIIGKMDSSGMLYVTGTNDWGRLEQGGHNTEANVLLYRALTTGSQIATWAGDSTSSSTWASIAAQLKITINNNLWDSTAGAYKDSDTNGNVHPEDGNSMALLFGVVASDTTAQSISNQLTTNWGPLGAISPELPGNHVPFIQSFEIKAHFAASQPLRALDLIRRSWGWYLDNPFGTQSTCVEGYLPDGSFGYRATTGYNGDSSFTSHSHGWSTGPVAALSTYIVGLSLTAPAGTQWKLAPQFGNLTSAEGGFYNSTRDI; this is encoded by the exons ATGGTTGGCAAGGAAAATTACCTAGCCATGGACAAAGGACGGCAAATATTTTTGCATTACCTAGGTGATGGATCTTATCTTCTCTCCGTTGGCGTAAAACTTCCTGACAGTCAGACGGTGAAGAATGCTGCCATTTTCCATGATCCATTGACGTTGTGGGAGTCGTTGCTTCTTACTGGATTCGCTGGATGGGCCCAAGAACTTACCGAGTTCATCAAGTCCAGCGCTTCACATTTTCGCTCCTGGCCATTGCACTCGACGCCAGAGACTTCTTTGCCATGGAATTCCATACCTGTATTGACGCTACTTGGAGATGCGGCCCATTTGAC TCCGTCCTTTAGCGGCATCTGGGACAAGTACAACTACTCTCCAACTTCTCGTACTGTATCACCCATAACTATCTACTCCACTGGTTTCGATAACATTTCATCATTTCCTCCCGCCAACCCTTTAATTCTCTCCGGAAATGGATCAACCCTTATCTTCGACTTCGGCAAAGAGGTTGCCGGAATTGTCACAGTGGCATACACTGCTCAAGGGGAGGGGACAATGGGGTTAGCATTTTCTGAAGCACGAAACTGGACGGGACAATGGTCAGACGATTCGAATTCGTTTGATACCATCGACGGTGCTATCTACGCCAACATTACTGCCACATCTTCCGGCATGTACACAATGCCCGACGCCAAACTCCGTGGTGGCTTTCGCTACTTGACCCTCTTTACTGAAAcatcttcctccatctcagtcgccatctccaatatTACTCTCGAAATCTCTTATGCACCAACCTGGTCCGACCTCCGCGCCTACGGCGGCTACTTCTACTCCAGTGATGATATGCTCAATCGAATTTGGTATGCGGGCGCTTATACTCTGCAAACAAACAGCATTGCTGCGACAACGGGCAGGGAGTTTCCAGTGCAGACCGCGGGATGGAAAAACGATGCCGACTTGCATCCTGGCGTTGTTGATCCGACCATCTACGTAGATGGCGCAAAAAGAGATAGGATTGTGTGGGCCGGAGACTTGAGCATCTCTATTCCCAGTATTCTCGCAGGAACGGGGGACTGGAATGGAGTACGATATACAATCGATGCTTTGTATGATGCCCAG GCGAGCAACGGCGGGCTTCCTTTTGCAGGTCCAGCAGCGTTTTTCTATAGCTCGGATACCTATCACCTAGCGACCATGCTAGGAACCTACGAATATATCCTCTGGACCAATGACGGCCCTTGGATAAATTATGTCTATCCCAAATACAAGGCCGCCATGGCATTTATCATTGGGAAGATGGATAGTTCGGGGATGCTATATGTGACGGGAACGAACGATTGGGGCCGCCTTGAGCAAGGAGGTCATAA CACCGAAGCAAATGTACTCTTATACAGAGCCCTTACTACAGGATCCCAAATCGCCACTTGGGCCGGCGATTCGACCTCCTCGTCAACATGGGCATCTATCGCTGCCCAGCTCAAAATAACCATTAATAATAATCTCTGGGACTCTACTGCAGG AGCATACAAGGACAGCGATACCAACGGAAATGTTCATCCCGAAGATGGAAATAGCATGGCCCTCCTCTTCGGCGTCGTTGCTTCTGATACCACCGCACAGTCTATTTCCAACCAGCTTACGACAAACTGGGGCCCCCTTGGCGCTATATCCCCCGAACTTCCAGGAAACCATGTCCCGTTCATACAATCTTTTGAGATCAAAGCCCACTTTGCTGCATCTCAACCTTTACGTGCACTAGATCTCATCCGTCGCTCCTGGGGCTGGTACCTTGATAACCCGTTTGGTACGCAGAGTACCTGTGTCGAGGGGTATCTTCCTGATGGTAGCTTTGGATACAGAGCAACTACTGGTTATAATGGAGATTCTAGCTTTACAAGTCATAGCCACGGGTGGAGTACCGGGCCTGTGGCCGCACTCAGTACGTACATAGTCGGCTTGTCGCTCACGGCACCGGCCGGTACTCAATGGAAGTTGGCACCTCAGTTTGGAAACTTAACCAGTGCGGAGGGGGGGTTTTACAACTCCACTAGGGACATTTAG
- a CDS encoding uncharacterized protein (TransMembrane:1 (o30-48i)), translating into MSDLVWFITGASSDFGKYITTEGLHRDYKVIATARKVLVLASFVLLALRS; encoded by the coding sequence ATGTCGGATCTTGTTTGGTTCATCACAGGGGCTAGTAGCGACTTTGGCAAATACATCACGACAGAGGGTTTACACCGAGACTACAAAGTGATTGCGACAGCACGGAAAGTCTTAGTCTTGGCTAGCTTCGTGTTGTTGGCGCTGCGGTCCTAG
- a CDS encoding uncharacterized protein (EggNog:ENOG41), which yields MAPPTRVLGKNGPEVTAIGMGFMGLSAFYGKAAPFAERLQFLDQLYASGERFWDTADAYGDSEELLGMWFKANPKKRQDIILATKFGNMGHGVARTDPAYVPEACAKSLKALNTDYIDLYYVHRADPQVPIEQTVAAMVQLKEQGKIKYLGLSEVSSTTLRRAHSVHPITAVQVEYSPFSLEIESEQTGILSTCKELGIGIVAYSPLGRGMLTGQLRGPEDLDKDDWRRTIPRFSAENFSKNLELVDELTSFAERKGCSTGQLVLAWLLKQWDMVVPIPGTTKIANFNANMGALEIELSDTEVQQIRSAVTKAEIIGDRYPPGWSRTLLVDTVELK from the exons ATGGCACCTCCGACGAGAGTACTGGGTAAGAATGGCCCTGAAGTCACAGCCATCGGCATGGGCTTCATGGGCTTAAGCGCTTTCTACGGGAAGGCTGCCCCGTTTGCAGAGCGCCTTCAGTTTCTTGACCAGCTCTATGCTTCTGGAGAGCGATTTTGGGATACAGCCGATGCATACGGCGACAGCGAGGAACTTCTCGGCATGTGGTTCAAGGCGAACCCCAAAAAGCGACAAGATATTATCTTGGCCACCAAATTCGGTAACATGGGCCACGGAGTCGCTCGGACTGATCCGGCCTATGTGCCTGAAGCATGTGCAAAGAGTTTAAAAGCACTGAATACGGATTACATTGACCTCTACTATGTTCATCGAGCCGACCCCCAAGTGCCTATCGAGCAGACTGTAGCGGCCATGGTTCAACTCAAAGA ACAAGGAAAGATTAAGTACTTGGGCCTGTCGGAAGTTTCTTCTACAACCCTTCGCCGTGCCCACTCGGTTCATCCTATCACGGCAGTCCAGGTCGAATATAGCCCTTTCAGTCTTGAGATTGAGTCTGAGCAGACAGGAATACTGTCTACCTGCAAGGAACTGGGCATTGGCATCGTTGCATACTCGCCACTCGGCCGAGGTATGCTAACCGGGCAATTGCGGGGACCTGAAGATCTTGACAAGGACGACTGGCGCCGTACTATACCTCGCTTCTCTGCGGAGAACTTTTCGAAAAACTTGGAACTAGTGGATGAATTAACTTCCTTCGCTGAACGCAAGGGCTGCTCGACAGGCCAACTCGTCTTGGCATGGCTACTGAAGCAATGGGATATGGTGGTGCCAATTCCAGGTACTACAAAGATAGCCAATTTCAACGCTAATATGGGCGCGCTGGAAATTGAGCTCAGCGACACCGAGGTGCAGCAGATCAGATCCGCGGTTACCAAGGCTGAGATTATTGGTGACCGCTACCCGCCAGGTTGGAGCCGGACGCTGTTAGTAGATACGGTGGAATTGAAATAG
- a CDS encoding uncharacterized protein (EggNog:ENOG41~TransMembrane:2 (i236-258o270-293i)), translated as MAPSALTSTDNAVLLSNATNNTHRLWWRDPGLRSLDIILLSSFLDSMANGYDNSLISGLEAIPRWFDDISGAKNANTLGLLIAAYSRHHGHLDILWEPHIDNSWSWRTPVITQLFWTSVQPVFVLFTPESPRWLVNNQQPNKAKSILAKYHANGDETDELVIVEFSEICASVELAKSSKVTWASFFATPGNQRGVFICVGLGSRYAQGINRGLRIYNWFLSIAGAMLAEKVGRRRLFILSSSIMLLFMILILTCSAVFANTGNTSSGIAVIVFLFLFLGGYVIGFTPIPILYVNEIWPTELRAKGASVYWLSQTLAICFNQYVNPIALREIQWRYYFVYIGVLGIFDKEYAVAVSQPLSNALRKEETEVATVENAA; from the exons ATGGCTCCATCTGCGCTCACTTCCACTGACAACGCTGTGCTACTGTCGAATGCGACTAACAACACTCACCGGCTGTGGTGGAGAGACCCGGGTTTACGAAGTCTCGACATTATCTTGTTGTCGAGTTTTCTCGACTCAATGGCTAACGGCTATGATAACTCTCTCATCTCTGGACTCGAGGCAATCCCCCGCTGGTTTGATGACATATCTGGCGCCAAGAATGCCAACACGCTCGGGCTCCTCATCGCGGCCTACTC GCGCCATCACGGCCACTTGGACATCCTTTGGGAGCCACATATCGACAACAGCTGGTCGTGGAGGACGCCTGTCATTACGCAGCTCTTTTGGACGAGCGTGCAGCCTGTCTTTGTCCTATTTACCCCAGAGTCTCCGCGTTGGCTGGTAAATAATCAGCAGCCAAACAAGGCTAaaagcatcttggccaagtATCACGCCAATGGTGACGAGACTGACGAGCTCGTCATTGTCGAATTTTCCGAGATTTGCGCCTCGgttgagctggccaagagctcGAAGGTGACCTGGGCCTCGTTTTTTGCTACCCCCGGCAACCAGAGGGGAGTTTTCATCTGTGTCGGGCTTGGTTCTCGCTACGCA CAGGGCATCAACCGTGGCTTACGGATTTACAACTGGTTTTTGTCAATTGCCGGGGCGATGCTGGCTGAGAAGGTTGGCCGTAGAAGGCTGTTTATACTATCGTCGTCCATAATGTTACTGTTTATGATCCTCATCTTGACATGCTCGGCAGTCTTCGCCAACACAGGAAATACTTCTTCCGGTATAGCGGTTATCGTGTTCCTGTTCCTATTCCTAGGCGGCTATGTCATCGGCTTCACACCAATCCCTATTTTATACGTCAATGAGATTTGGCCGACAGAACTTCGAGCCAAGGGCGCATCCGTGTATTGGCTCTCACAAACGCTAGCAATTTGCTTCAACCAGTATGTGAATCCTATCGCGCTCCGTGAGATCCAATGGCGATACTACTTTGTCTACATCGGCGTTCTGGGTATTTTTGACAAGGAGTATGCGGTGGCAGTATCTCAGCCGCTTAGCAACGCCTTGAGAAAGGAGGAAACTGAGGTAGCAACCGTCGAAAACGCAGCTTGA